The following proteins are co-located in the Pseudomonas cavernae genome:
- the mazG gene encoding nucleoside triphosphate pyrophosphohydrolase: MYSLDDLLYLMARLRDPQYGCPWDLKQSYATIVPHTLEEAYEVADAIERGDFAHLPGELGDLLFQVVYYSQLAREEGRFDFAAVVDGITRKLIRRHPHVFVDGDLYGKPDAARLEEAAVKQRWEELKAEERAAKAMEPEQLSLLDDVPTALPALSRAVKLQKRAAQVGFDWPEALPVLDKVREELDEVLEAMSENDPQAIAEEVGDLLFVVTNLARHLKVDPEAALRAANGKFERRFRFIEQALRTAGQPIEDCTLEQLDALWGEAKKQEKQVFGC, from the coding sequence ATGTACAGTCTCGACGACCTGCTTTACCTGATGGCTCGCCTGCGTGATCCGCAGTACGGCTGCCCGTGGGACCTCAAGCAAAGCTACGCGACCATAGTGCCGCATACCCTCGAGGAAGCCTATGAGGTCGCCGATGCCATCGAGCGCGGCGACTTCGCGCACTTGCCCGGCGAACTCGGCGACCTGCTGTTCCAGGTGGTGTATTACAGCCAGCTGGCCCGCGAGGAGGGGCGCTTCGACTTCGCCGCGGTGGTCGACGGCATCACCCGCAAGCTGATCCGCCGCCACCCGCATGTGTTCGTCGACGGCGACCTGTATGGCAAACCGGATGCCGCACGGCTGGAAGAGGCAGCGGTCAAGCAGCGCTGGGAAGAGCTGAAGGCCGAAGAGCGGGCGGCCAAGGCCATGGAGCCGGAGCAACTGTCGCTGCTCGACGACGTGCCGACGGCCTTGCCGGCATTGTCGCGGGCGGTGAAGCTGCAGAAGCGGGCCGCCCAGGTCGGCTTCGACTGGCCGGAGGCGCTGCCGGTGCTGGACAAGGTCCGCGAGGAACTGGACGAAGTGCTGGAGGCCATGAGCGAAAACGACCCGCAGGCGATTGCCGAGGAAGTCGGCGACCTGCTGTTCGTGGTCACCAACCTCGCCCGCCACCTCAAGGTCGACCCGGAAGCCGCCCTGCGCGCGGCCAACGGCAAGTTCGAGCGGCGCTTTCGTTTCATCGAACAGGCCTTGCGCACTGCCGGCCAGCCCATCGAAGATTGCACCCTGGAACAACTGGATGCCCTCTGGGGCGAAGCCAAGAAGCAGGAAAAGCAGGTTTTTGGCTGCTGA
- a CDS encoding DUF2058 domain-containing protein, protein MSISLRDQLLKAGLVNEKQAKQASKQQQKQQRLEKKGQVEIDDAQKRAALQAMAEKAARDQELNRQQQEKVQKKAEAAQIKQLIEHSRLPKLTGEDYYNFVDDKKIKRLPVNSLMRNKLSSGSLAIVRHAGGYEVIPREAALRIQERDAMRIVLLNAPTEAPDADDPYAAYQVPDDLMW, encoded by the coding sequence ATGAGTATTTCCCTTCGCGACCAACTGCTGAAAGCCGGGCTGGTCAATGAAAAGCAGGCCAAACAGGCCAGCAAACAGCAACAAAAACAGCAGCGCCTGGAGAAGAAAGGCCAGGTCGAGATCGATGACGCGCAGAAGCGCGCGGCGTTGCAGGCCATGGCCGAAAAGGCGGCGCGTGATCAGGAGCTGAACCGCCAGCAGCAGGAAAAGGTGCAGAAGAAGGCCGAAGCGGCGCAGATCAAGCAACTGATCGAACACAGCCGCCTGCCCAAGCTGACCGGCGAGGATTACTACAACTTCGTCGACGACAAGAAGATCAAGCGCCTGCCGGTCAACAGCCTAATGCGCAACAAGCTGAGCAGCGGTTCGCTGGCCATCGTCCGTCATGCCGGCGGCTATGAAGTGATCCCGCGCGAGGCGGCGTTGAGGATTCAGGAGCGCGACGCCATGCGCATCGTCCTGCTCAATGCCCCGACCGAGGCACCGGATGCCGACGACCCCTATGCCGCCTACCAGGTGCCGGACGATCTGATGTGGTAA
- a CDS encoding Wzz/FepE/Etk N-terminal domain-containing protein, giving the protein MNATAQLPHQYRNDEIDLRALLKSLWAQKSLILAVALTVAAIGACYVFLATPQYQVQSLVRPAALKDLDELNATGLYQLTPANALKRVGAAAESFGVRLQFFRDNPDLLAPLLQADQSPEQTFERFNREAFSVLQPDPKKTSGFSSYVGLSLTYPAGVDGVGIVNGLINSVIESERNRIREDFKAVVANRLALVQSQMAAQRASYEAGKEARIAALLETDRLKKNLLQDELNALRQQLQTRRQNRIKQLDEAILIAGQLGIAKPTTPAALGESGREVQGSVIRTEVNNQQIPLYFMGVEALQAERAALVARRSDDFTEPRISEIQKELSLLAHGREVESLRQRENEDLFLKNLGQLREEKARLEGLHVDFSRIQLVDIDQVAVAPQAPIKPRKILILGLGLMLGLMLGVFAAMLRVMFERPAEAHATTSRHLFEAAYS; this is encoded by the coding sequence ATGAATGCCACGGCCCAGCTGCCCCATCAGTACAGGAATGACGAGATTGATTTGCGGGCCTTGCTAAAGTCCTTATGGGCTCAGAAGTCCCTGATCCTCGCAGTGGCTCTCACCGTCGCCGCCATTGGCGCTTGCTACGTCTTCCTCGCCACCCCTCAATACCAGGTCCAGAGCTTAGTGCGGCCGGCTGCACTCAAGGACCTGGATGAGCTCAATGCAACAGGCTTGTACCAGCTGACGCCGGCGAATGCTTTGAAGCGGGTGGGAGCCGCTGCAGAATCTTTTGGCGTACGTTTGCAGTTCTTCCGCGACAATCCCGACTTGCTTGCCCCATTGCTACAGGCCGATCAATCGCCGGAGCAGACCTTCGAACGCTTCAATCGTGAGGCTTTCTCCGTTCTGCAGCCTGACCCCAAAAAGACTTCAGGCTTCTCTTCCTATGTCGGCCTCAGTCTGACCTATCCAGCGGGAGTCGATGGGGTGGGTATTGTGAATGGCCTGATCAACTCCGTCATCGAGAGTGAGCGAAATAGGATTCGGGAAGACTTCAAGGCCGTGGTCGCCAATCGCCTGGCTCTGGTGCAGAGCCAAATGGCTGCCCAGCGGGCCAGCTATGAGGCGGGCAAGGAGGCTAGGATTGCCGCCTTGCTCGAGACCGATCGGCTGAAGAAGAATCTGCTTCAGGATGAGTTGAATGCGCTGCGCCAGCAGTTGCAGACCCGCCGGCAGAACCGCATCAAGCAGCTTGACGAAGCGATTTTAATCGCCGGACAGCTAGGGATCGCTAAGCCAACCACACCCGCTGCTCTCGGTGAGAGTGGCAGAGAGGTGCAGGGCAGTGTGATCCGGACTGAAGTGAATAATCAGCAGATTCCTCTGTATTTCATGGGGGTCGAGGCCCTGCAGGCCGAACGGGCAGCATTGGTGGCGCGTCGCTCGGATGATTTCACGGAGCCGCGTATCTCTGAGATCCAAAAGGAGTTGAGCTTGTTGGCTCATGGCCGCGAAGTAGAGAGCTTGCGGCAGCGTGAGAATGAGGATCTCTTTCTGAAAAACCTTGGTCAATTGCGAGAGGAAAAGGCTCGTCTAGAAGGACTGCATGTCGATTTCTCGCGCATTCAGCTGGTGGATATCGATCAGGTCGCGGTCGCCCCTCAGGCCCCGATCAAGCCGAGGAAGATTCTGATCCTGGGATTGGGTTTGATGCTGGGGCTGATGCTAGGGGTTTTCGCTGCGATGCTTCGGGTGATGTTTGAACGCCCGGCGGAGGCCCACGCCACGACATCCCGGCATCTCTTCGAGGCTGCATATTCTTAG
- a CDS encoding DUF3108 domain-containing protein, with the protein MLRALLLALAALALPVQALELKPFSASYTADWKQVPVGGSAVRSLKAEADGRWLLDFEASMLVASLSEQSTFRVEKDTFLPLTYRFNRGGLGKAKQVELDFDWNEKQILGSDRGNQVRLPLNRGLQDKSTYQVVLQHDVAAGKQSMSYQVVDGDEVETYDFRVLGEEVVETKAGLIDAIKVERVRDPTQSNRKTVLWFAKDWDYLLVRLQQVEKDGKEYQIMLQDGTVDGKPVKGRSQ; encoded by the coding sequence ATGCTGCGCGCCCTGTTGCTCGCCCTTGCCGCACTCGCCCTGCCGGTTCAGGCCCTGGAACTCAAACCCTTCTCCGCCAGCTACACCGCGGACTGGAAACAAGTGCCGGTCGGCGGCAGCGCCGTGCGCAGCCTGAAGGCCGAGGCCGATGGCCGCTGGCTGCTCGACTTCGAGGCCTCCATGCTGGTCGCCAGCCTGTCCGAACAGAGCACCTTCCGGGTCGAGAAAGACACCTTCCTGCCGCTGACCTACCGCTTCAACCGGGGCGGCCTGGGTAAAGCCAAGCAGGTCGAGCTGGACTTCGACTGGAACGAAAAGCAGATCCTCGGCAGCGATCGCGGCAACCAGGTGCGCCTGCCGCTCAACCGCGGCCTGCAAGACAAGTCGACCTATCAAGTGGTGCTACAGCACGATGTGGCCGCCGGCAAGCAAAGCATGAGCTACCAGGTGGTCGATGGCGACGAGGTCGAAACCTACGACTTCCGCGTACTCGGTGAGGAAGTGGTGGAAACCAAGGCCGGCCTGATCGACGCGATTAAGGTCGAGCGGGTCCGCGACCCGACCCAGAGCAACCGCAAGACCGTGCTCTGGTTCGCCAAGGACTGGGACTACCTGCTGGTGCGCCTGCAGCAGGTCGAGAAGGACGGCAAGGAATATCAGATCATGCTGCAGGACGGCACGGTGGACGGTAAGCCGGTCAAGGGCCGCAGCCAGTAA